GGCCGTGAATCACCGACTCGATGCCGAGCGGTTCGACGACCTCGACGGTCACCTCGAAGCGGTGTTCGCCCCCGCTGGGTTCGAGATACTGCGGTCTGACGCCGACTTTGACCCGGTCGCCGAGCGAGTCCGCTGCGGCGGCGGTCAGCGGAACGCGAAGGCCGTGACCGACGGCGTACGCCGACCCCTCCTCGCGTTCGACCGCGCAGTCGAGCACGTTCGTCGACGGCGTCCCGATGAATCGGGCGACGTACTCCGAGTGCGGGCGGTCGAACAGCGTCCGCGGGGCGTCGACCTGCGCGAGTTCGCCATCGCGCAGCAACACGACCTGGTCGGACATCGTCATCGCCTCCGTCTGGTCGTGGGTGACGTAGACGACGGTCGTCTGTAGCTCCTGATGGAGCCGTTGAATCTCGACGCGGAGTTCGGCTTTCAGCTTCGCGTCGAGGTCGCTCATCGGCTCGTCGAGCAGCAGCACGTCAGGGTCCTGGACGAACGCGCCGCCGAGGGCGACGCGCTGCTGCTGGCCGCCCGAGAGTTCCGCAGGCATTTTCTCCAACTGTTCGGTTATCTGTAGCGTGCGGGCGGCCTCGTCGATGCGCTCGTCGCGCTCGGCCTTCGAGACGCCGTGAACCTTCAACCCGTAGCCGATGTTCTCGCGGACGGTCATGTGCGGGTACAGCGCGATGGACTGGAACACCATCGCGACGTTCCGCTCCTGCGGCGGTTTGTCGGTCACGTCGTCGTCGCCGAACAGAATCCGCCCGCTGGTGGGTGTCTCCAGTCCGGCGAGCATGCGCAGCGTCGTCGTCTTGCCGCAGCCGGAGGGACCGACGAACGTCGTGAACGAGCCTTCCGGGATGTCGAGCGTAAGGTCGTCGACGGCGACGTGGGTGTTGTTGAGCGCGCGGAACTCCTTTCTGATGTCTTCGAGGTGGATGCTTGTTGCCATTATTCGAGTCCTCCCACGCTGAACCCCTGCAGCAGGTACCGTTGGAGGAACAGCGCGATGCAGAACGGCGGGATGGAGATGAGAAGCGAGACGGCCATCGTCTCGCCCCAGCCGATGGTGACGCGGTCCAGAAACAGGCTCGCGCCGACCGTTATCGTGTACATTTCGTCCTGACTCATCACGACGCGGGCCATCGTGAAGTCGTTCCACGCGACGGCGAACGCGAAGATAGCCGCCGAGATGTAGCCTGGCCGGGCCACCGGCAGCACCACGTCGCGAACGGTGCGCCAGCGACCCGCGCCGCGAACCCACGCCGACTCCTCCAGCGCCAGCGGCACCGTCTGGAAGTACTGCCACATCAGCCAGATGCAGAACGGCGCCGAAATGGCCGTCAGCGCCAGCGTGAGCGCAAAGTAGCTGTTCAGGAGACCGAGCGCATAGAAGATGACGTACAGCGGGATGGCGAGCACGATGGGGCTGAACATGTAGGAGAACAACACCGCCCGCGCCGCCACCGACTTGCCGCGGAACTCGAAGCGGGTAAGTCCATAGCCCGCGGCGACGGCGATCGTCGTCGACAGCAGCGTCGAACTCGAGGTGACGACGAGGCTGTTGACGAAGTACCGGACCGTGTCCGTCTCCGCCAGGAGCACGCTGAAGTTCCGCAACGAGAGTTCGGTCGGCAGGAGGTTCACCCGGCCGCCCGCGAATGTCGCCTCGGGCGTCTGCAACGCGATGACGACCATGATGTAGACGGGGACGACGGTGAACACCGAGACGAGCAGCGCCGTCAGGTAGAGCGCGACGCACTTGAGGCGGCGTTGGGTGCGGTGTGAGAGCCGCCCGCTCCGCCGCTCGACTCGCTGTCGTCTCCCGTCGTCCTCTCGTCGTTCGTCGACGGTGGCCATCAGTTCGCCACCTCCGATTCGGGCGAAAAGGCGCGGAAGTAGACGACGGCGACGCCCGCGAGGAGGAAGAACATGATGCCCGCCATCGCCGTCGCGAGTCCGAAGTTCACCTCGTTGAACGCGAGTTGGTACACCCGGATAGGGAGCGTCGTCGTCTCCTGCAGCGGGCCGCCCCGCGTCGAAAGGTAGATGATGTCGAACTTGTTGAACATCCAGATGCCCCTGACGAGCAGGATGATGAGGATGGCCCCGCGGAGGTGTGGGAACGTGATGTCGCGGAACGCCTGCCACGTGGTCGCGCCCTCAACCCGTGCTCGCTCGTAGAGGTCGGTGTCGATTGCCTGCAGACGCGCGAGGAGGATGAAGAAGGAGAAGGAGCCGAACTTCCAAACGCTCGCGACGACGACTGCGGGCATCGCCCACTTTATCGTCGAGAAGAACGCAATGGGCTGGTCGACGAGACCCCACGCGACGAGGTACTGGTTCAGGATGCCGATGTTGGCGTCGAGGATGAACTTCCAGATGAAGATGACCACGAGCGTCGGCAGCAGGTACGGGAAGATCATCATCGTCCGGAGCGCGCTTCCGCCGCGAATCTGCTGGTTGACCACCAGCGCGAGTCCGAGTCCGACGACGAGGCTGAGCGCCGTCGTCCAGAACGCGTAGGTGACGCTGTTCCAGAGGAACGACCAGAACGACGCCGTCGCCAGCAGTTCGACGTAGTTGCCGACGCCGACGAACGCCGGATTGCGGACCGGCGACTCGAAGAGGCTCATCCCCAGCGCGTAGAGGATAGGGACGAGCCAGACGACGGCAAAGAAGGCGAACAACGGCACGAAGCACGCCAGCAACAGGAGCGTCGCGCCGTCGACGTCGCGGCCGCGGTCCAGTCGGGTGCGAAGTCCGGCGCTCACGCTCATTGCTGGAGTCCGCGGAGTTGCTCGCCGAGCCAGTCGACCGTCTCGCCGGGCGAGCGGCCGCCGACGAGCAGTTGGTCGGCCGCCTGCCCGAACAGTTGATTGCTGTAGGCGTCGGCGGCGACGATGTTCGGCGCGCCGTCGTCACCCGTCGCGAGCACGGTCGTGAACGCGTCCCAGTTCTCCTTGACCATCTCGACGACCGCCGGGAACTGCTGAATCGTCTCGTTGTTCCGCATCGGCTCGCTGTCGAGTTGCTCGCGCGTCGGCGGGAACTGGAACAGCGGCGCCGAGAGGACGAAGTCGAAGAAGCGGTCCGACTGGTTGAAGAAGTTCACGAACTCCTGTGCCCCCTCGGTCGCGCCGCCGTCGTTGCGGACCAGGTGGCCCTCCATGTACGCCCACCATTGGTCCTGTTGCTTGCCGCTTGGCAGCGGGAACGGCATCGGACTGAGGTTCTCGACGAGGTCCGGCCGGTTACCCATGATGGTCAGCACGGGCAGGCCGCCGACGCTGGCAATGGCCGCCGCGTTCTCCTGCTGGAGCGCGCCGATGGCGTCGCCCCACTCCCAGCCGCTGCCGTTCGGCGAGTGCTCGGCCATCGACTGGAGCCACTCGAACGTCGCCACCGCCGCCTCGCGGTTCGAACCCTGGTCGACGGTCACCTCGATGCCGTCGGAGGGACCGGCGTAGATCTGTACGTCGTTTTGCCAGAGGTACTGCGTAATCTGCGTGTCGGCATTGTTCGTCTGGCCGGACTGAACGACGTAGCCCTTCATGTCGTGCTCGTCGGCGACGCCGCCAGCCGCCGAGAGCCACTCCTCCCACGACCCGGGGAGGCTCTCGTACACGTCGTTTCGGTACCACCCCATCAGCGGTTCGACCATCGCCGGTGCGAAGTACGACTCGCCGTCGGCGCTCACCGGGTCGGGGAGGTCGTTGTCCCGAACCGCGGGCGTCACCGGCGCGAGGACGCCGTCGCGCTGGAGGCGGTAGGCGTCCGTCGACGTGTCGAAGAGGATGTCCGGCGGGTTCCCGGCGGCGACCATCTTCTGCATCTCGGCGTCGGAGGAGGTGCCTTTCGCCGTGTAGATCATCTCCACCGTGTAGTCGTACTCCGACTCGAACTCAGAGATGATGGCGTCCATCACGTCCTTCGAGTCGCCGCGGTCCGAGAGGTAGCGAATCGTGTTTCCGCCTGACCCCCCCGATCCGTTGGAGTCGTCGCCGCTGCCGGAGCCACCGGTGGTACAACCGGCGAGACAGAGCGTCGCCGCGGTTCCCGCGGCGCCGAGGTAGCGCCGCCGGCTAATTCGTCGGGTCCGCGAGCAGGTGCTATTCGCGCTGTTCGTCCCGTGGGCCTGGTCTTGAGCCATGGTACCGAATTACAAATAATGGAGGTTATCCGCTTGCCCTACACCTGTAGCCTCTTTAAATATTCTGCCGCTCCGACGCGCGGGCGCTCAGTTCGTCCGCGGGAGTTCTTCGGCGCGGTCCTCGTCCGCCGTCTCGTTCATCCGCGGCGGGTCGGCAGCGTACGTCGTGTCCGCCGGCGAGGACAGCGACCCAGCCACGCCGGACTGGACCGGGGCCGACGCGCTCGTCAGCGCGTCGGTCAGCAGTTTCTGCTCGGCTTTGCGGAGATGTTCCAGAAACGTGACGTGGGTGATGTCGAGGCGGGCCGCGAGGGTCGTGGCGTCGGCGCGTCGCGGCCAGTCGAAGTAGCCCTCCTCGAGCGCGAGCGAGACGACCTCCGCCTGTCGCCGCGAGAGCGTCGTCGCCGGTCCGGAAAAGGGCGCGAGTCGGCTTAGGCGGACGTGCCCTAGCGACCGCAGGTCGTTCACGATGGCTTTGAGGTCCGCGCGGCGGAAGACAACGATGTCGAAGACGCGGCGCGTCCCGTCGAACTGACTCATCCGCTGGAGCATCCCGTGGTTCTCGCGGATGACGGGCAGCGCACCCGAGGAACGTTTCGTGATGAGCAGTTGGGAGTCGTCGACGGGTTCGACCGCGAGCACCGCGTCGGAGCCGAGGAGGAGGCGCTCGACGGCGTCTCGGTGCGGCCCAGCGTCGATGACGAACCGGATGAGGTCGTCGTCAAGCACCTCGCACTGCGAGACCACGAACGGACCGTCGGCGAGGTCGCTGAGTTCGCTGAGGACGTAGTCGGAGTCGAGGTCTATGTGGAGTGTGGCGCGGAGCATGCCACGTGTTGACAACCGCCGCTTTTGAATCTTCCTGCCGGGAGTCAACGGCCGGGACACTCGGCGGGCGACGTGCCGCATCGGCGAGACGTTTTTGTCCTCTCCGCGAGAGTCGCGGCCATGTCACTGGCCGCAGACACGCGCGAGGCGGTCCGCGAGCGACCGTTTCTTCTAAATGCACTCCGCGCGGGAGTCGTCAACTATGCCGCCGCCGCGTCGTCACTGGACCTCGACGGCGACACCGACGCTATCGCCACCGCGCTCCGCCGCTACGCCGAGGAGTTGTCGCCGCCGGAAATCGAAGCACGAGACGCCCGCGTGACGATGAAACGCGGGGTCGGTATCGTCGACGCCGAAGAAGCGGAAGCCGCGGAGGCGACGGACGAGGGTGCGCTGTTGACGCTCGGCGGACGGGTAGTCGTCGCCGACGCCGGGTTGCAGACAGCGGTGTTGGCGACGGGCGAGGTGGACGCCGATGCGCTGACGACGGTTCTCGGTCGGCTGCAGGCGGCCGAGGTTTCGGTCGACGCGGCGGCGACGGCAGGCGAATCCCTACTCGTCGTGGTCGAACGCCGCGACGGCGTGAACGCGCTTCGGGTCGTTGAGTCGGCGCTGGAAGCGATTTCGGTCGTGGGCGACGAGTAATCCCCGTCAAACGCGGTGGGTGCCGCGCCGTCGCACGCTTCTGAAAGGCCTAAATCCCATCCCAAACAATCCCCGGGCAATGACGCTGTCCGTGACCAACACCCTGACGGGCGAACGC
This genomic stretch from Haloprofundus salilacus harbors:
- a CDS encoding helix-turn-helix domain-containing protein, encoding MLRATLHIDLDSDYVLSELSDLADGPFVVSQCEVLDDDLIRFVIDAGPHRDAVERLLLGSDAVLAVEPVDDSQLLITKRSSGALPVIRENHGMLQRMSQFDGTRRVFDIVVFRRADLKAIVNDLRSLGHVRLSRLAPFSGPATTLSRRQAEVVSLALEEGYFDWPRRADATTLAARLDITHVTFLEHLRKAEQKLLTDALTSASAPVQSGVAGSLSSPADTTYAADPPRMNETADEDRAEELPRTN
- a CDS encoding carbohydrate ABC transporter permease, with protein sequence MATVDERREDDGRRQRVERRSGRLSHRTQRRLKCVALYLTALLVSVFTVVPVYIMVVIALQTPEATFAGGRVNLLPTELSLRNFSVLLAETDTVRYFVNSLVVTSSSTLLSTTIAVAAGYGLTRFEFRGKSVAARAVLFSYMFSPIVLAIPLYVIFYALGLLNSYFALTLALTAISAPFCIWLMWQYFQTVPLALEESAWVRGAGRWRTVRDVVLPVARPGYISAAIFAFAVAWNDFTMARVVMSQDEMYTITVGASLFLDRVTIGWGETMAVSLLISIPPFCIALFLQRYLLQGFSVGGLE
- a CDS encoding carbohydrate ABC transporter permease, with protein sequence MSVSAGLRTRLDRGRDVDGATLLLLACFVPLFAFFAVVWLVPILYALGMSLFESPVRNPAFVGVGNYVELLATASFWSFLWNSVTYAFWTTALSLVVGLGLALVVNQQIRGGSALRTMMIFPYLLPTLVVIFIWKFILDANIGILNQYLVAWGLVDQPIAFFSTIKWAMPAVVVASVWKFGSFSFFILLARLQAIDTDLYERARVEGATTWQAFRDITFPHLRGAILIILLVRGIWMFNKFDIIYLSTRGGPLQETTTLPIRVYQLAFNEVNFGLATAMAGIMFFLLAGVAVVYFRAFSPESEVAN
- a CDS encoding DUF7523 family protein gives rise to the protein MSLAADTREAVRERPFLLNALRAGVVNYAAAASSLDLDGDTDAIATALRRYAEELSPPEIEARDARVTMKRGVGIVDAEEAEAAEATDEGALLTLGGRVVVADAGLQTAVLATGEVDADALTTVLGRLQAAEVSVDAAATAGESLLVVVERRDGVNALRVVESALEAISVVGDE
- a CDS encoding ABC transporter substrate-binding protein encodes the protein MAQDQAHGTNSANSTCSRTRRISRRRYLGAAGTAATLCLAGCTTGGSGSGDDSNGSGGSGGNTIRYLSDRGDSKDVMDAIISEFESEYDYTVEMIYTAKGTSSDAEMQKMVAAGNPPDILFDTSTDAYRLQRDGVLAPVTPAVRDNDLPDPVSADGESYFAPAMVEPLMGWYRNDVYESLPGSWEEWLSAAGGVADEHDMKGYVVQSGQTNNADTQITQYLWQNDVQIYAGPSDGIEVTVDQGSNREAAVATFEWLQSMAEHSPNGSGWEWGDAIGALQQENAAAIASVGGLPVLTIMGNRPDLVENLSPMPFPLPSGKQQDQWWAYMEGHLVRNDGGATEGAQEFVNFFNQSDRFFDFVLSAPLFQFPPTREQLDSEPMRNNETIQQFPAVVEMVKENWDAFTTVLATGDDGAPNIVAADAYSNQLFGQAADQLLVGGRSPGETVDWLGEQLRGLQQ
- a CDS encoding ABC transporter ATP-binding protein, whose product is MATSIHLEDIRKEFRALNNTHVAVDDLTLDIPEGSFTTFVGPSGCGKTTTLRMLAGLETPTSGRILFGDDDVTDKPPQERNVAMVFQSIALYPHMTVRENIGYGLKVHGVSKAERDERIDEAARTLQITEQLEKMPAELSGGQQQRVALGGAFVQDPDVLLLDEPMSDLDAKLKAELRVEIQRLHQELQTTVVYVTHDQTEAMTMSDQVVLLRDGELAQVDAPRTLFDRPHSEYVARFIGTPSTNVLDCAVEREEGSAYAVGHGLRVPLTAAAADSLGDRVKVGVRPQYLEPSGGEHRFEVTVEVVEPLGIESVIHGRTSDGTPVDVVAAGLEAYGPDDRLTVGFSRDNAFLFDAAGETLVNAETESDPQRSTP